The following proteins come from a genomic window of Terriglobia bacterium:
- a CDS encoding prephenate dehydratase gives MNPRVAFQGERGAFSEEGAQVLFNNEVETVPCATFELLFSAVKDGRADYVLSPLENSLAGHVTRCYDLLYESDLSIHAEVVRPIHHCLIGVPGARIDTLKAVQSHPVALAQCEAFFVSNPQIKRIVAEDTAGSVREVMERGDRTVAAIAGSHAASAYNASVLRSNVEDFPENFTRFALLGPRSAEIADANKYSLAVKLRHESGSLYHALEPFARHGINLANLLCRPIKRSPWQYLFFLDFLAAPSEATQSALQQLRNMAEEVRVLGSYRAAAANI, from the coding sequence GTGAACCCTCGCGTTGCATTCCAGGGCGAGCGCGGAGCTTTCAGCGAGGAAGGCGCGCAAGTCCTGTTCAACAACGAGGTCGAAACCGTTCCTTGCGCGACCTTCGAATTGCTCTTCAGCGCCGTGAAGGATGGCCGCGCCGACTACGTGCTCTCCCCGCTGGAGAACAGCCTCGCCGGTCACGTGACGCGATGTTACGACCTGCTCTACGAATCCGACCTCTCGATTCACGCCGAGGTCGTCCGTCCCATTCATCATTGCCTGATCGGCGTTCCCGGCGCCCGGATCGACACCCTGAAGGCCGTGCAGTCGCATCCAGTTGCGCTCGCGCAGTGCGAAGCCTTCTTCGTCTCGAATCCGCAGATCAAGCGCATCGTCGCGGAAGACACAGCCGGAAGCGTTCGGGAGGTAATGGAGCGCGGAGATCGCACTGTGGCCGCCATTGCCGGTTCGCACGCAGCATCCGCCTACAACGCAAGCGTTCTGCGCTCGAACGTTGAAGATTTTCCGGAGAACTTCACGCGCTTCGCGCTGCTCGGGCCGCGTTCGGCGGAGATCGCCGACGCCAATAAGTACTCGCTGGCCGTGAAGCTTCGGCATGAGTCCGGTTCGCTTTATCACGCTCTCGAACCCTTCGCGCGGCACGGCATCAATCTCGCGAATCTGCTTTGCCGGCCTATCAAGCGAAGCCCCTGGCAATACCTGTTCTTTCTCGATTTTCTTGCCGCGCCGTCGGAAGCAACGCAATCGGCGCTGCAGCAATTACGCAACATGGCGGAAGAAGTGCGCGTGCTCGGCTCCTATCGCGCCGCAGCCGCCAACATTTAG
- a CDS encoding chorismate mutase, with protein MSPEDVRRRRDEIDRLDAELVRILNQRAALALDLARLKQGLGWEIRDPERERQVLSRAIGSNPGPFDHTGIRRIFRRIICESRRMEKELHKENRA; from the coding sequence ATGAGTCCTGAAGATGTTCGCCGCCGCCGAGACGAGATTGATCGACTCGACGCCGAACTCGTCCGAATCCTCAACCAGCGCGCCGCGCTTGCGCTTGATCTCGCGCGCCTGAAGCAAGGTCTCGGCTGGGAAATCCGCGACCCCGAGCGCGAACGCCAGGTCCTCTCACGCGCAATCGGCTCAAATCCCGGACCTTTCGACCATACCGGAATTCGCCGCATCTTCCGACGCATCATCTGCGAATCACGCCGCATGGAAAAAGAACTGCACAAGGAGAACCGCGCGTGA
- a CDS encoding SDR family oxidoreductase encodes MNGRTVLITGASTGIGYALATLFAQDKWNLVLLARQRPRLLEVSEQLGHTYGVQTQIVVADLSHPRVPEEVTMQLNETGTKIACLVNNAGFGAYGDFADLPLDVQANMIHTNVNALVELTHRLLPHIITVRGRILNVASMAGFQPGPHMAVYYASKAFVLNFSEALAEELAPRGVHVSTLCPGPVPTEFQKRAGLQGTVIANNPLIVEANVVAREAYDGLMKGKRLIIPGWGNKIGLQSQRFAPRRLVIKIAAAMQKKKK; translated from the coding sequence ATGAACGGACGCACTGTACTCATCACCGGCGCTTCCACTGGCATTGGTTACGCACTTGCCACGCTCTTCGCCCAGGACAAGTGGAACCTCGTGCTCCTTGCCCGCCAGCGGCCGCGGCTTCTCGAAGTGTCCGAGCAACTCGGTCACACCTATGGCGTTCAGACTCAGATCGTCGTCGCCGATCTCTCGCACCCCCGCGTGCCCGAAGAAGTCACCATGCAGCTCAATGAAACCGGCACCAAGATCGCCTGCCTCGTGAACAATGCCGGGTTCGGGGCCTACGGAGACTTCGCCGATCTCCCCCTCGACGTGCAGGCGAACATGATCCACACCAACGTCAACGCCCTCGTCGAACTCACGCATCGCCTGTTGCCGCACATCATCACCGTCCGCGGGCGCATCCTCAACGTCGCCTCCATGGCCGGTTTTCAGCCTGGCCCGCACATGGCCGTCTACTACGCGAGCAAGGCATTCGTCCTGAATTTCTCGGAAGCGCTCGCCGAGGAACTGGCGCCGCGCGGCGTTCATGTTTCAACCCTTTGCCCCGGCCCGGTTCCAACGGAATTTCAAAAACGTGCCGGGCTGCAAGGCACCGTGATCGCAAATAATCCCCTTATCGTTGAGGCGAATGTCGTCGCTCGCGAAGCTTACGACGGCCTCATGAAAGGGAAGCGCCTCATTATTCCCGGCTGGGGCAACAAAATCGGCTTGCAGAGCCAGCGCTTCGCCCCGCGCCGTCTCGTAATCAAAATCGCCGCCGCGATGCAAAAGAAAAAGAAGTGA
- the tnpA gene encoding IS200/IS605 family transposase: MTTGVNLALGISSVPLWEVLQFGCSPGLQSCESGDYLRLMGRTFSDNLIHVVFSTKERERFAEERMDRICEFMGGIARKNGFHVLTMGATEDHVHLLVQIPPILSISKAVRLMKGGSSKWYNDTFAEKRFGWQEGFSAFSVSRSVADKVEAYIRNQKEHHKKRDFPEELRAILKKHGVKFEEDYLLG; this comes from the coding sequence TTGACCACTGGAGTCAATCTGGCGCTCGGAATCAGCTCAGTTCCACTTTGGGAAGTTTTGCAGTTCGGGTGTAGCCCAGGACTTCAGTCCTGTGAAAGCGGCGACTATCTTCGTCTGATGGGACGCACTTTTAGTGACAATTTGATTCACGTCGTCTTCAGCACTAAGGAAAGAGAGCGGTTCGCTGAAGAACGTATGGACCGCATCTGCGAGTTTATGGGCGGAATTGCGCGGAAGAATGGATTCCATGTGCTGACGATGGGGGCGACCGAGGATCACGTTCATTTGTTAGTTCAAATTCCGCCAATATTGTCGATTTCTAAAGCAGTGCGGCTTATGAAGGGCGGATCCTCGAAGTGGTATAACGATACCTTCGCTGAGAAACGGTTTGGGTGGCAGGAGGGATTCTCGGCATTTAGCGTAAGTCGGTCAGTTGCGGATAAAGTTGAAGCATATATTCGGAATCAGAAAGAGCATCACAAGAAAAGAGATTTCCCGGAAGAGTTGCGGGCGATTTTGAAAAAACATGGAGTGAAGTTCGAAGAAGATTATCTCTTGGGTTGA
- a CDS encoding tagatose 1,6-diphosphate aldolase, translating to MKLTPGKLAGMKAVSDSRGVIAAAAMDQRGSLKKALGANAGDRELEEFKTSVAEILTPHASAILLDPEWGLPAAKARAKNAGLLLAYEKTGYDKTGPGRLPDLLDHWSVRRLKEAGADCIKILLYYTPFDPKDINDRKRAWVERLGDECRANDIPFFLELVGYEEGADEKGLEFAKKKPEIVKASMAEFTKDRYGVDVLKVEVPINMKFVEGTKSFGGQKAYTREEAKKFFLDAATASTKPFIYLSAGVSNSEFNESLALAAESGVKFNGVLCGRATWKDGIPIYAEKGNKAFRDWLSNEGVKNIENVNQSLKAATSWFSFYQ from the coding sequence ATGAAGCTTACCCCCGGAAAACTCGCCGGAATGAAAGCCGTCAGCGACAGCCGCGGAGTCATCGCCGCCGCTGCCATGGATCAGCGTGGATCGCTGAAGAAAGCGCTCGGCGCTAACGCTGGTGACAGGGAACTCGAAGAGTTTAAAACCTCAGTCGCCGAAATTTTGACGCCGCACGCCTCCGCCATTCTGCTTGACCCCGAGTGGGGTCTGCCTGCCGCGAAGGCCCGTGCCAAGAATGCCGGCCTCCTGCTCGCCTACGAAAAAACCGGCTATGACAAAACCGGTCCCGGTCGTCTGCCCGATCTTCTCGATCACTGGAGCGTCCGCCGCCTCAAAGAAGCCGGCGCCGATTGCATCAAGATCCTTCTCTACTACACGCCCTTCGATCCCAAGGACATCAATGATCGCAAGCGCGCCTGGGTCGAGCGCCTCGGCGACGAATGCCGCGCCAACGACATCCCATTCTTCCTCGAGCTAGTCGGCTACGAGGAAGGCGCGGACGAAAAAGGCCTGGAATTTGCGAAGAAGAAGCCGGAGATCGTCAAAGCCTCAATGGCGGAATTCACGAAAGACCGTTACGGCGTCGACGTGTTGAAAGTTGAAGTGCCTATCAATATGAAATTCGTGGAGGGCACAAAATCATTCGGCGGCCAGAAAGCCTACACGCGTGAAGAAGCCAAAAAGTTTTTCCTCGATGCCGCTACTGCCTCCACCAAACCCTTTATCTATCTTTCCGCCGGCGTGAGCAACTCCGAATTCAACGAGTCGCTCGCCCTCGCCGCCGAGTCCGGCGTTAAGTTCAATGGCGTCCTCTGCGGCCGAGCCACATGGAAAGACGGTATTCCCATTTACGCAGAAAAAGGAAACAAGGCCTTCCGCGACTGGCTCTCCAACGAAGGGGTCAAAAACATCGAGAACGTCAACCAGTCACTCAAAGCCGCAACCAGTTGGTTCTCGTTCTACCAGTGA
- the fba gene encoding class II fructose-bisphosphate aldolase (catalyzes the reversible aldol condensation of dihydroxyacetonephosphate and glyceraldehyde 3-phosphate in the Calvin cycle, glycolysis, and/or gluconeogenesis), with translation MPLVSMRQVLDEAAKGGYGVGAFNVNNMEQIQAIMEAARETKSPVIIQASRGARSYSQDKFLYHLMLAAAELYPEIPLVMHLDHGNSVETCKSAIDLGFTSVMMDGSLMPDGKTPSSFEYNVETTRTVVEMAHAKGVTVEGEIGVLGGIEDGHGAGGTGLEHVTDPDQAAEFVEKTGVDALAIAIGTSHGAYKFSRKPDGAVLKMDRLIEIHKKLPKVHLVMHGSSSVPKDLQDIINQYGGSLKPTWGVPVEEIQLGIRNGVRKINVDTDNRLAITGAIRKVFMETPEKFDPRDYLKPAREAMKKVVALRMTQFGQAGHAGDYAAIPITEFAKKYAKEAVAAR, from the coding sequence ATGCCCTTAGTTTCAATGCGGCAGGTGCTCGACGAAGCGGCCAAAGGCGGATACGGCGTCGGTGCATTCAACGTCAACAACATGGAGCAGATCCAGGCCATTATGGAGGCGGCACGCGAGACGAAGTCGCCGGTAATCATCCAGGCGAGCCGCGGGGCGCGCAGCTACTCGCAGGACAAGTTCCTGTACCACCTGATGTTGGCTGCGGCGGAACTCTATCCGGAGATTCCGCTGGTGATGCACCTCGACCACGGCAACAGCGTGGAGACCTGCAAATCGGCCATCGATCTCGGCTTCACGAGCGTGATGATGGATGGCTCGCTTATGCCGGATGGCAAAACGCCGTCGAGTTTCGAGTACAACGTCGAGACCACGCGAACCGTCGTGGAGATGGCGCACGCGAAGGGCGTCACGGTCGAGGGCGAGATCGGCGTGCTGGGCGGAATTGAAGACGGTCACGGCGCGGGCGGAACCGGGCTCGAGCATGTCACCGATCCGGATCAGGCCGCGGAGTTCGTGGAGAAGACCGGCGTGGACGCTCTGGCGATCGCGATCGGTACGAGCCACGGGGCGTACAAGTTCTCGCGTAAACCGGATGGCGCGGTGCTGAAGATGGACCGGCTGATTGAAATTCACAAGAAGCTGCCGAAGGTGCACCTGGTCATGCACGGATCTTCGAGTGTGCCCAAGGATTTGCAGGACATCATCAACCAGTACGGCGGCAGCCTGAAGCCGACCTGGGGCGTCCCGGTCGAGGAGATCCAGTTGGGCATTCGCAACGGCGTGCGCAAGATCAACGTCGATACCGACAACCGACTGGCGATCACGGGCGCGATCCGCAAGGTGTTCATGGAGACGCCCGAAAAATTCGATCCGCGCGATTATCTGAAGCCGGCTCGCGAGGCGATGAAGAAGGTGGTCGCGCTACGGATGACGCAGTTCGGCCAGGCCGGACACGCGGGCGATTATGCGGCGATTCCGATTACGGAGTTCGCGAAGAAGTACGCTAAAGAGGCGGTTGCAGCAAGATAG
- a CDS encoding type II CAAX endopeptidase family protein: MDNEATNSAQLGPQLVPPPPAPPKRPVVVRVFLGDQGLRAGWRFLLYLVAVVILLWVSTHILRAVFGSGLGIQTPKIAIAGELAMFLSAAIPAFIASLLERRRWGAYGLPLRRSAIPHFFTGVAIGFAALSALLLMIHLSHGFSLGPIQLHGGELARYAVLWGIAFLLVGFAEEFLFRGYSLFTLATGTNFWVTGIILSVIFGAVHLNNGGEDWVGALNAGLVGLIFVFSLWRTGNLWFAVGAHASWDWAESFFYGVPDSGNKSVGALFNPHFAGNKWITGGSVGPEGSLYAFAALAFIALCVHLLYPRRQWQVH; encoded by the coding sequence ATGGATAATGAGGCAACGAACTCAGCTCAACTCGGCCCCCAACTAGTCCCTCCGCCTCCAGCGCCACCGAAGCGCCCTGTTGTGGTTCGCGTGTTCCTGGGCGACCAGGGCCTCCGTGCCGGCTGGCGATTCCTTCTATACCTCGTCGCCGTCGTCATTCTCCTGTGGGTAAGCACGCACATTCTCCGAGCAGTCTTCGGCTCGGGCCTGGGAATCCAGACGCCCAAAATAGCAATTGCCGGCGAACTCGCAATGTTCCTCTCCGCCGCGATCCCCGCCTTTATAGCCTCTCTCCTTGAGAGGCGCAGATGGGGAGCCTACGGTCTACCATTGCGCCGGAGCGCGATCCCGCACTTCTTCACCGGAGTCGCAATCGGCTTTGCAGCCCTTAGCGCTCTTTTGTTGATGATCCACCTCTCCCACGGTTTTTCGCTTGGCCCTATTCAACTCCACGGCGGCGAACTCGCCCGCTACGCCGTGCTCTGGGGAATCGCGTTCCTCTTAGTCGGCTTTGCCGAGGAATTCCTGTTCCGCGGCTACTCGTTATTCACGCTGGCCACCGGCACCAACTTCTGGGTTACCGGAATCATCCTCTCCGTGATCTTCGGAGCCGTTCATCTCAACAACGGTGGCGAAGACTGGGTGGGTGCGCTGAACGCGGGTCTCGTTGGCCTTATCTTCGTCTTCAGCTTATGGCGCACCGGGAACCTCTGGTTTGCCGTCGGCGCACACGCCTCCTGGGATTGGGCGGAGAGCTTCTTCTACGGCGTTCCCGACAGCGGAAACAAGTCGGTCGGCGCTCTCTTCAACCCTCATTTCGCCGGGAACAAATGGATTACCGGAGGCAGCGTTGGGCCCGAGGGCAGTCTTTATGCGTTCGCTGCCCTGGCCTTCATTGCTCTATGCGTTCACCTGCTCTATCCGCGCAGACAGTGGCAGGTCCACTGA
- a CDS encoding metallopeptidase family protein has product MERERFTKLVEEALDSLPREFRKRIKNVAVLVEDLPPEQRGRPRTLRLGLFHGVPTTRKSVFDLPTGPDYVVLYQKNIEAVCSSEDEIRHQVRQTVIHEIGHYFGMSEEQLKDV; this is encoded by the coding sequence ATGGAGCGCGAACGGTTCACCAAGCTCGTAGAAGAGGCACTCGATTCACTTCCGCGTGAATTCCGAAAGCGCATAAAGAATGTTGCTGTACTGGTCGAGGATCTGCCGCCGGAACAGCGAGGACGGCCTCGAACCTTGCGACTGGGGCTCTTTCATGGTGTGCCCACGACACGTAAGAGCGTCTTCGACCTGCCGACCGGGCCGGATTACGTCGTGCTCTACCAGAAGAACATTGAAGCAGTGTGCTCCAGTGAAGACGAAATCCGACACCAGGTGCGGCAAACCGTCATTCACGAGATCGGGCACTACTTCGGGATGAGCGAGGAACAGCTGAAAGACGTTTGA
- a CDS encoding ABC transporter permease codes for MQDLRFAMRHLLKSPSFSITVILTIALGIGANTAIFTLLHSVLMKSLPVVDPKTLYRVGDKDDCCVNGGFQNDDGDFDLFSYPLYKHIQETSPEFEQLAAMQSGQDDFTVRRGSEPAKSLHSEFVSGNYFMTFGIGAFEGRPLTPNDDVTGAAPTAVMSYQAWQSDYGSDPSVVGSSFYVQGQPVTIVGIAPRGFFGDRIRSKPPDIWMPLAIEPVINRDNTILNIQEANWLYLIGRVKPGVGIVALQDRISNNLRLWLATIPGYTENGGSTVIPKQHVVMTPGGGGIQNLQQETGKQLYLLMAISGLVLLVACANVANLLLARGTTRRADTSIRMALGAARSRLIRQMLTESVLLGCAGGLVGLGVAYAGTRTILALAFPDAPQVPIDASPSLAVLGFAFLLSLVTGVIFGTVPAWITSHSDPAEALRGVNRSTRDRASMPQKWLIVFQAALSLILLVGAGMLTKSLRNMQHQDFGIQTANRYVVHFDPQGAGYTTERLPELYQKLEQQFGALPGVHSVGLALYSPLEGNNWGEGVRVEGRPAPGPNDDNGSSWDRVNPQFFKAVGQPVIRGRGFTDADTATSQFVAVVNQAFVKKFFPKEDPIGRHFGVFDQKYAGAFEIVGVVADAKYVDPRAKVRPMYFRPLTQQMKVTEVNMATAENRSLYINSIVLRFDHSPQNVDALVRHTLANIDPNLTVIDLASMDYQVSMNFNQERMVARLTMLFGLLALVLASVGLYGITSYSVARRTNEIGLRMALGADRGRVLGMVLRGAFGKVVIGLGLGIPVAIIGARAMSDQLYGVKFFDPPSIGIGVVALLLATSIAGFIPARRAATIQPMEALRTE; via the coding sequence ATGCAGGATCTGCGCTTTGCGATGCGACATCTTTTGAAGTCGCCGAGTTTTTCCATCACTGTCATTTTGACGATCGCCCTGGGTATTGGGGCCAACACCGCTATTTTCACGCTGCTGCATAGCGTACTGATGAAGTCGTTGCCGGTGGTGGATCCGAAGACCCTGTATCGCGTGGGAGATAAGGACGACTGCTGCGTGAACGGCGGGTTCCAAAATGACGACGGCGATTTCGACCTGTTCTCGTATCCCTTGTACAAGCACATCCAGGAGACGTCGCCGGAGTTCGAACAACTCGCGGCAATGCAATCGGGGCAAGACGACTTCACGGTTCGGCGTGGGTCGGAGCCGGCCAAGTCGTTGCACAGCGAGTTCGTCTCCGGCAACTACTTTATGACGTTCGGCATCGGCGCGTTCGAAGGGCGGCCGCTCACCCCGAACGACGATGTGACAGGAGCCGCTCCAACTGCGGTGATGAGCTACCAGGCGTGGCAGTCCGACTACGGAAGCGATCCGAGCGTGGTGGGCTCCAGTTTCTATGTGCAGGGACAGCCGGTGACGATTGTGGGTATCGCGCCACGTGGATTCTTTGGCGACCGGATTCGCAGCAAACCGCCGGATATCTGGATGCCGCTGGCGATTGAGCCGGTCATCAACCGCGACAATACGATCCTGAATATCCAGGAAGCGAACTGGCTCTACCTGATCGGCCGGGTGAAGCCGGGTGTAGGCATCGTGGCGCTGCAGGACCGGATTTCGAACAACCTTCGCCTTTGGCTCGCGACCATTCCAGGGTACACCGAGAACGGCGGCTCTACGGTGATTCCAAAGCAGCATGTGGTGATGACGCCCGGTGGCGGCGGAATCCAGAACCTGCAGCAGGAGACGGGAAAGCAGTTGTACCTGCTGATGGCGATCTCTGGGCTGGTGCTGCTGGTGGCGTGCGCGAACGTGGCGAACCTGCTCCTTGCGCGCGGAACGACACGCCGCGCGGACACGTCAATACGAATGGCGCTGGGAGCGGCGCGAAGCAGGCTCATCCGGCAGATGCTCACGGAAAGCGTTCTGCTGGGCTGCGCCGGAGGACTAGTGGGTCTTGGTGTGGCATACGCCGGCACGCGCACCATCCTGGCACTGGCCTTCCCGGACGCGCCACAGGTGCCGATCGATGCGAGTCCGTCGCTGGCAGTGCTGGGATTCGCGTTTCTGCTGTCGCTGGTAACCGGTGTGATCTTTGGGACGGTGCCGGCGTGGATAACGTCCCATTCGGACCCGGCGGAAGCGCTGCGTGGCGTGAACCGGTCGACGCGCGACCGTGCGTCGATGCCGCAAAAATGGCTTATTGTCTTCCAGGCAGCGCTGTCTCTCATCCTACTCGTCGGCGCGGGGATGCTCACGAAGAGCCTGCGCAATATGCAGCACCAGGACTTCGGAATTCAAACCGCGAACCGCTACGTAGTGCATTTCGATCCCCAAGGCGCGGGGTATACGACGGAGAGGCTGCCGGAGCTGTATCAGAAATTGGAACAGCAGTTCGGTGCGTTGCCCGGTGTACACAGTGTAGGCCTGGCGCTCTACAGCCCTCTGGAAGGCAATAACTGGGGCGAGGGCGTACGAGTGGAAGGGCGCCCAGCGCCCGGACCCAACGATGACAACGGCTCCTCTTGGGACCGCGTAAACCCGCAGTTCTTCAAGGCGGTTGGGCAGCCGGTCATTCGTGGTCGCGGATTCACCGACGCAGATACCGCGACCTCACAGTTTGTCGCCGTAGTGAACCAGGCGTTCGTGAAGAAGTTTTTCCCGAAGGAAGATCCAATCGGGCGACACTTTGGGGTGTTCGACCAGAAATACGCCGGGGCGTTTGAGATCGTGGGAGTCGTGGCAGACGCGAAGTACGTCGATCCGCGGGCGAAGGTGCGGCCAATGTATTTCCGCCCCCTGACGCAACAGATGAAGGTGACCGAAGTGAACATGGCGACGGCGGAGAACCGCTCGCTATATATCAACTCAATTGTTCTGCGCTTTGACCACTCGCCGCAGAACGTAGACGCGCTGGTGCGACATACATTGGCGAATATCGATCCGAATCTCACGGTTATAGACCTGGCGTCGATGGACTACCAGGTGAGCATGAACTTCAACCAGGAGCGAATGGTGGCCCGTCTCACGATGCTCTTCGGACTGCTGGCTCTGGTGCTCGCATCGGTTGGGCTATACGGCATAACGTCGTACTCGGTGGCGCGCAGGACGAACGAGATCGGGTTGCGCATGGCGCTCGGTGCGGACCGGGGACGCGTCCTGGGAATGGTTCTGAGGGGCGCTTTTGGCAAGGTGGTAATCGGTCTGGGACTGGGAATCCCGGTTGCGATCATTGGCGCACGGGCGATGTCGGACCAGCTATACGGGGTGAAGTTCTTCGATCCGCCGAGTATCGGGATCGGGGTGGTGGCGCTTCTGCTCGCGACCTCGATCGCGGGATTCATCCCCGCGCGGCGGGCGGCCACGATTCAACCGATGGAGGCGTTAAGGACGGAATAG
- a CDS encoding acyloxyacyl hydrolase — MWSGGNFGDGHVIGFSQGRRLVPIALVWAPVLARHRHFTVRYRIDVIPAAFLHDDRLAPPKHLQPRGMRWVYGGGVSPVGTQIDFRPRARVRPFFEITGGFLYFNSKVLAYGGTRFNFTVAPGVGIHISLTPRTALIFGYMYHHLSNADLNHQNPGVDSQELYCGISLFRR, encoded by the coding sequence TTGTGGTCCGGCGGGAACTTCGGAGACGGACACGTAATAGGTTTTTCGCAGGGGCGCCGACTGGTTCCAATCGCCCTGGTGTGGGCTCCGGTGCTTGCGCGTCACCGGCACTTCACTGTCCGATACCGCATCGATGTCATCCCGGCGGCCTTTCTGCACGACGACCGGCTGGCTCCCCCAAAGCATCTGCAACCGCGGGGTATGCGATGGGTGTACGGAGGCGGAGTGAGCCCCGTCGGAACGCAGATCGATTTCCGGCCGCGCGCTCGCGTCCGTCCTTTTTTTGAAATTACCGGCGGTTTCCTTTATTTCAACAGTAAAGTGCTGGCATATGGCGGAACACGGTTCAACTTCACGGTCGCGCCGGGAGTGGGAATTCACATCTCGCTGACGCCGCGAACCGCGCTCATCTTCGGCTACATGTATCACCACTTGTCGAACGCAGACCTGAACCATCAGAACCCCGGAGTTGACTCGCAGGAACTCTACTGCGGAATTTCGCTTTTCAGGCGGTAA